From the genome of Pseudomonas sp. AB6, one region includes:
- a CDS encoding MarR family transcriptional regulator, which translates to MKHFTPENFHAGLMGLLIGRVDGLKNRILDTHLVPYGVTSSQFKVLIIVGQYQSDTPVELCRHLSLDSGSMTRMIDRLVQKGLLVRDRSETDRRQVKLALTEEGQKLSERLPQIGAEAMNDLFGALDSAEVKSLEQILTKVLVAADDQITIARLGFNKAGKQ; encoded by the coding sequence ATGAAACACTTCACTCCCGAGAATTTTCACGCCGGTCTCATGGGCTTGCTGATAGGCCGCGTTGACGGCCTGAAGAATCGCATCCTCGACACCCATCTGGTGCCTTACGGCGTGACCTCTTCGCAATTCAAAGTGCTGATTATTGTGGGCCAGTATCAGAGTGATACACCGGTTGAACTTTGCCGACATCTGTCCCTCGACAGCGGTTCGATGACACGGATGATTGATCGTCTGGTGCAGAAGGGCTTGCTGGTCCGCGATCGATCGGAAACCGACCGTCGTCAGGTCAAGCTCGCGCTGACCGAAGAAGGCCAGAAATTGTCGGAGCGGCTGCCGCAGATTGGTGCCGAGGCAATGAATGACTTGTTCGGGGCACTCGACAGCGCCGAAGTAAAAAGTCTGGAGCAGATTCTGACAAAGGTGCTAGTGGCCGCTGACGATCAAATTACCATTGCCCGCCTCGGCTTTAACAAG